Proteins encoded in a region of the Elaeis guineensis isolate ETL-2024a chromosome 7, EG11, whole genome shotgun sequence genome:
- the LOC105048141 gene encoding gibberellin 2-beta-dioxygenase 1 has translation MVVLTNTTLERITLPVAPKPSTYFSGIPVINLAQPGSETLLVRACEELGFFKVTNHGIPMELIARLEEEAVKFFSLAQVEKERAGTGNPLGYGNKTIGHNGDVGWVEYLLFDVTSKPMSHTALAFLEEPSASSLCSALNEYVSAMRKLVCEVLELMAEGLRVQPRNILSKLVMDEESDSILRLNHYPPCPHLPELDSSLTGFGEHTDPQIISILRSNNTSGLQIYLRDGSWVTVPPDQDSFFINVGDSLQVLTNGRFRSVKHRVLAHGLKSRVSMIYFGGPPSGERLAPLPLLMGEGEESLYREFTWCEYKSFAHGTRLTDNRLGQFQR, from the exons ATGGTGGTCTTAACCAATACAACACTCGAACGAATCACCCTCCCGGTTGCACCCAAACCCAGCACGTATTTCTCCGGTATTCCGGTCATAAACCTCGCGCAACCGGGCTCGGAAACCCTCCTAGTGAGAGCCTGCGAGGAGCTAGGGTTCTTCAAGGTCACCAACCATGGGATTCCCATGGAACTCATAGCTAGGCTGGAGGAGGAGGCTGTGAAGTTCTTCTCCCTCGCCCAAGTGGAAAAAGAACGAGCAGGGACAGGTAATCCATTAGGTTATGGAAACAAGACCATTGGCCATAATGGAGATGTGGGCTGGGTGGAGTACCTCCTCTTTGATGTCACTTCCAAGCCTATGTCTCACACTGCACTAGCCTTTCTCGAAGAACCTTCAGCAAGCTCCTTATG CTCTGCTTTGAATGAGTATGTCTCAGCTATGAGGAAGCTGGTCTGTGAGGTTTTAGAGTTGATGGCTGAAGGGCTAAGGGTTCAGCCAAGAAATATTTTGAGCAAGCTGGTCATGGATGAGGAGAGCGACTCGATATTAAGGTTGAATCACTACCCTCCATGCCCCCACCTTCCAGAGCTGGACAGCAGCCTGACTGGATTTGGAGAGCACACAGACCCACAGATTATTTCAATTTTAAGGTCAAACAACACCTCGGGGCTGCAAATATATCTGAGGGATGGGAGTTGGGTTACGGTTCCACCTGACCAGGATTCCTTTTTCATTAATGTTGGTGACTCCTTGCAG GTTCTGACCAATGGGAGATTCAGGAGTGTGAAGCACAGGGTTTTGGCCCACGGTTTGAAATCCAGGGTCTCCATGATCTACTTCGGAGGGCCACCTTCTGGAGAGAGACTGGCACCCTTGCCACTGTTgatgggagagggagaggagagccTCTATAGGGAGTTCACATGGTGCGAGTACAAGAGCTTCGCCCATGGAACAAGGCTGACTGATAACAGGCTGGGGCAGTTCCAGCGGTAG